GGCTTGATTTTGAGAATGAGCCTCACCTCGCTGGACCGGCGGAATGGGTAAGTGTCCTTGCCCAGGTACTTCTTGGCCATCTTGTCAATGTGGGCGTCCGCGCCCGCAGTGATGATATCCACGACCTTGCCCCGGACCTGCAAAGTGACGTAGTTGTCGGCGGCGTCCACCACGGAGAGCGCGACATGCGGATTGCGCCGCACGTTCCTGGTCTTGAGCCTACCCTCCGCGGTGTTGACCAAGACGTACTCGCCGTCCGTGTCCACCCACACGGGGGTAACTTGGGGCAAGCCGTCCTTCATCAGCGTCACCACGTGGGCCAGTACGGGTTTCTTCAGCAGATCAATCGCCTTTTTTGAGAGTGTGGTTGCCACGGTGTCAGGCCTCCTTTGGGCTGTTTGAATGGTGTCCGCCACCGGGGCGAACACGTCCACCAACGCTAAGACTATTCTAAAGATAGCATAAAGCAATGCTGCGGACAAGGTCCAAAGCGTGGCGTTCCTGGAGACAGAAGAGAAACAGTGGCAGACTTGCCCGCTCATGCCGCGGCGCACACGCCCCACCACGGGAGACTGAATTCGTCGGTTATCCTGCGAGCGGCCTTCGCCGCTTACAGGGCGGGCTTCAGGACGACCGTCTCCGCCGCTCCGGGCAGGCGCTCCTTCGTGAACTCAACCTCGCTGCCGTCCACCGTTCGGACGTTCGAGCGTGCTTTCAAAAAGGCTCCGGCGTCGCTGATGGGATAGCCGCAGCGGGCGGTGCGGAAATGCATGGGCACAGTCACCCTGGCCTTCAGCGCGTCAGCCACCTGGGACGCGGTATGCCCCTCGATGGTGTAGGTGCCGCCCACGGGCGTCAGCAGGATGTCCACCGCGCCGACCTCCTGGCGCTGTTTCTCATCCAACGCATGGCCCAGGTCACCAAGGTGAGCGATGCGCACGCCGTCCACCGTGATGCAAAAGATGGTGACGGGGCCTCTCTGCCTGCCCTGAACGGTATCGTGAAACGCGGCGACACCTTTGATGACCACACCTCGGATCGTCTTGCTGCCCGGCCCTCTGACGACCTGGGGATTGCCCTTTATCCCGCTCGCGTTGTTGTGATCCCCGTGCTCGTGGCTGACCGTCACGATGTCCGCCGACTCCGCGATGGGCGCATAGGTCAGCGGGCCGCCCGACATGTAGGGGTCCGTGATAATCCGTGTTCCATCGGCGGCGGTGATGAGAAAGGACGCATGCCCCAGCCATCTGAGTTTCATCGGCGACACCTCCTGGCGCGTGATTCAGGCGGAAGCCTGGCGGTCACGCCACGACTATAGCACGCTGAAAGCGGCCAGCCAAGAGAACACTTGTGCAAGGCCTGTTCCTTCCTGATTGGCGCTAAAGGTAAGTCCAAACGCAACATCAGCGACAATCAAGCGGAACCCCCGCTGCTCAGCCCTTGACTTACATTGTATAATTCGGCTAACTTCCTGTTTGCCGGCATCTTCGTGGTCTCCCGGAGTTGACACCCAGCGTTCTGGACCTCTATTGATGCGGAAGCATGGGCATAGCGACTCGTGTGTTCTGGAGACTGGTCATCATCGTCAACGCTCCCCGCTCTTGCTACGCCGCTCTGGCGCAGCCCTGCTCTGAGTGACGGAAGAAAACAGACCTCAAAGGAGGATTTGACATGCAGCAGAAGGTGTCGCAGCCCAAGGGAGTAGAGGGCCTCATCACCGACGAAGCCATTGAGGCGGCGAGGCGGCGCATCGGCATTGAGATGCCCCAGGACCGGCCTGGCTGGGAGTATGCGGACATAGACCCCATCCGCAACTACTCGGAGGGAATCGGCGACCTCAACCCGCTGTACCGGGACGTGGAGTACGCCCGGAAGACGCGATGGGGAGACCTCATCGCGCACCCGACCATGATGACGCAGATGGGCATTGCCAACAAGAAGAAGCTCACGCCTGAGGAACGGGAGCGCGGACAGGGCGGCGGCCTCGCCGGCGTGCACTCGTTCTACTCGGGAGATGATATCGAGTGGTTCCGCCCGGTCCGTCGCGGCGACCGCCTCACGGTGCGCGGCGGCATGGCGAAGGTGGAGCCAAAGGGCAGCCGGATGACCGGCACGCGCTCTGTTCATATGACCACCGACCGCGTATACCACAACCAGAACGGCGAGCTTGTCGGCGCGCGCCACACGCTGCAGATCCGGGTGGAGCGTCACAACGCGCGAGAGGCGGGGAAATACAAGGACATCCAGACCCAGACATACACCCCCGAGGACATGGCGCGTATTGACGCCGACTACGCCAAAGAGGAGATCCGCGGCGCCAACCCCCGCTATTGGGAGGACGTGACGGTGGGACAGGAGCTGACGCCCGTGGTGAAGGGGCCGTGGACGGCGACGGCGTACATCGTGTTCTGCGAAGGCACCGGACACCGCAACGAGTTCCACAGGGCACACAGCAGCGCCTACCAGTACCGCAAGCGCCACCCGAACGCCTTCCCGCTGACCAAGTACGGTTTCCCTGACGTCATCATGCGCGTGCACTGGGAGCATGAGATGGCGCGGGAGACCGGCCTGCCGGCGTACTACGACTACGGCGGTGAGCGGATTGCATGGCTATCCCACGCTGTGACCGACTGGATGGGAGACGACGGCTTTTTGCGATGGCTGCACGTTGAACTCCGCCGTTTCTGCTTCTACGGCGACACGATGTGGATAAAGGGGCGCGTCGCGAACAAGTACGTCGAGGAGGGGGAGCACGTCGTCGAGCTTGACCTCTGGGCGG
Above is a genomic segment from Dehalococcoidia bacterium containing:
- a CDS encoding PPOX class F420-dependent oxidoreductase produces the protein MATTLSKKAIDLLKKPVLAHVVTLMKDGLPQVTPVWVDTDGEYVLVNTAEGRLKTRNVRRNPHVALSVVDAADNYVTLQVRGKVVDIITAGADAHIDKMAKKYLGKDTYPFRRSSEVRLILKIKPERVGGSVAQA
- a CDS encoding MBL fold metallo-hydrolase is translated as MKLRWLGHASFLITAADGTRIITDPYMSGGPLTYAPIAESADIVTVSHEHGDHNNASGIKGNPQVVRGPGSKTIRGVVIKGVAAFHDTVQGRQRGPVTIFCITVDGVRIAHLGDLGHALDEKQRQEVGAVDILLTPVGGTYTIEGHTASQVADALKARVTVPMHFRTARCGYPISDAGAFLKARSNVRTVDGSEVEFTKERLPGAAETVVLKPAL
- a CDS encoding MaoC family dehydratase N-terminal domain-containing protein, with the translated sequence MQQKVSQPKGVEGLITDEAIEAARRRIGIEMPQDRPGWEYADIDPIRNYSEGIGDLNPLYRDVEYARKTRWGDLIAHPTMMTQMGIANKKKLTPEERERGQGGGLAGVHSFYSGDDIEWFRPVRRGDRLTVRGGMAKVEPKGSRMTGTRSVHMTTDRVYHNQNGELVGARHTLQIRVERHNAREAGKYKDIQTQTYTPEDMARIDADYAKEEIRGANPRYWEDVTVGQELTPVVKGPWTATAYIVFCEGTGHRNEFHRAHSSAYQYRKRHPNAFPLTKYGFPDVIMRVHWEHEMARETGLPAYYDYGGERIAWLSHAVTDWMGDDGFLRWLHVELRRFCFYGDTMWIKGRVANKYVEEGEHVVELDLWAENQRGELTAPGKAKVLLPSRTAGPVKIPTRIPSDVSPYA